One genomic region from Reichenbachiella ulvae encodes:
- a CDS encoding quinone-dependent dihydroorotate dehydrogenase: MYKSLIKPVLFRFNPEKAHHLTFGALKTLQKIPFGLSLIKAIGAKTNKQSTELFGINFPNPIGLAAGLDKNAEAIDAFAAMGFGFVEIGTVTPKPQPGNPQPRLFRLKEDEALINRMGFNNDGVQVVKERLKKRKSKVIVGGNIGKNKVTPNEEAVNDYLICFNELFDEVDYFVVNVSSPNTPGLRELQEKKPLSDILNRLMEENQKKPSQKPILLKIAPDLTDAQLDDIIEIIDETKIHGVIATNTTIDRSGLKTDKGEIESIGNGGLSGAPVHQRSTDVIRYLHEKSNGSFPIIGVGGINSAQRAKEKLEAGASMIQLYSGFIYEGPDLIKNISKAL; encoded by the coding sequence ATGTACAAGTCTTTGATCAAACCGGTTCTTTTTCGTTTCAATCCAGAAAAAGCTCATCACCTTACTTTTGGAGCTCTTAAAACACTTCAGAAAATCCCGTTCGGCCTATCCTTGATCAAAGCCATAGGAGCAAAAACTAACAAGCAGTCCACTGAACTTTTTGGAATCAATTTTCCGAACCCAATCGGGTTGGCTGCAGGTCTGGATAAAAATGCGGAAGCCATCGATGCATTTGCAGCGATGGGGTTCGGCTTTGTAGAAATAGGCACGGTGACTCCCAAGCCACAGCCAGGCAATCCACAGCCCAGACTTTTCAGGTTGAAAGAGGATGAAGCGCTAATTAATAGGATGGGCTTCAACAATGACGGGGTACAGGTGGTGAAGGAAAGATTAAAGAAAAGAAAATCAAAGGTGATCGTAGGCGGTAACATTGGCAAGAACAAAGTCACGCCAAATGAAGAAGCTGTTAATGACTATCTGATTTGCTTCAATGAACTATTCGATGAGGTGGACTATTTTGTCGTGAATGTAAGTTCTCCTAACACTCCGGGTCTTCGCGAACTTCAGGAGAAAAAACCTTTGTCCGACATACTGAACCGTCTCATGGAAGAGAATCAAAAGAAACCAAGCCAAAAACCTATTTTGCTCAAAATTGCTCCTGATTTAACAGACGCCCAGCTAGACGACATCATAGAGATCATTGACGAAACTAAAATCCATGGAGTAATCGCAACCAATACTACCATCGATAGATCTGGATTGAAAACGGACAAAGGTGAAATCGAATCCATCGGAAACGGAGGACTAAGCGGGGCACCTGTTCATCAGAGATCCACAGATGTCATTCGATATTTGCACGAAAAGTCTAATGGTTCTTTCCCGATTATCGGAGTAGGCGGCATCAATTCTGCACAGAGAGCCAAAGAAAAGCTAGAGGCAGGAGCCAGTATGATTCAACTCTACAGTGGCTTCATTTACGAGGGACCTGATCTAATCAAAAACATCAGCAAGGCACTCTAA
- a CDS encoding DNA translocase FtsK → MAKNTYKKQSKEKKSLKLPKISIGFLGDRRLHLSLGFLALISSLFLLTAFISYLFTGKADQSIIGHVIDTGVKSSGQEAENWLGLFGAYASHYFIYQYFGIASFLIPPFLFLIGYKIVFRREILPISKSFYFVTFFLLWVSVLIGYFMINSESIYEWGFLGGGTGYEIAALMDSLMGWGTLLFLILSFVVFAIYFLNITQMSGLSTLDLPRDHSIDSDLDEIENLSEDQNDLDADQEEDLDDEEMVLVKKESPEKDDIAAMVASIKEEVEEEEALLKKQTEESWNVNTPKANTPKKEKPELELDVDLPPTPTPKPKPAPEPEEEKIAFEAEQRTEKEKTSNQLENYDPTLDLGHYKYPNPELLIEYPDNDVRVSKEELEQNKDRIVETLINFKIGISSIKATIGPTVTLYEIIPEAGVKISKIKNLEDDIALSLAALGIRIIAPIPGKGTIGIEVPNKNREMVDIKSVLTTEKFMKSKAELPIVLGKTISNEVYVTDLAKMPHLLMAGATGQGKSVGLNIILTSLVYKKHPSQLKFVLVDPKKVELTLFNKIEKHFLAKLPDTDDAIITDTKKVIYTLNSLCIEMDNRYDLLKDAGCRNLKEYNKKFVERRLNPNKGHKFLPYIVLVIDELADLMMTAGKEVETPIARLAQLARAIGIHLVVATQRPSVNVITGVIKANFPARLSFRVTSKIDSRTILDAGGAEQLIGMGDMLLSLGSDIIRLQCGFVDTPEVERICEFIGDQQGYESAYMLPEFVGDEGDSTAVGEVDLKDRDTLFDDAARLIVMHQQGSTSLIQRKLKLGYNRAGRLIDQLEAAGIVGPFEGSKAREVLVSDEYSLEQLLNELNGQ, encoded by the coding sequence ATGGCGAAGAATACATATAAAAAACAATCTAAAGAAAAGAAATCCCTGAAGCTGCCCAAAATCTCTATTGGTTTTTTAGGCGATCGAAGACTCCATCTATCTCTCGGTTTTTTGGCACTGATTTCAAGTTTGTTTTTACTGACCGCCTTTATCTCTTACCTATTCACTGGCAAGGCTGACCAAAGCATCATTGGACATGTCATCGATACTGGAGTCAAAAGCTCTGGACAGGAAGCCGAAAACTGGCTTGGGCTTTTTGGAGCCTACGCCTCTCATTATTTCATTTACCAGTACTTCGGAATTGCTTCTTTTTTGATTCCTCCTTTTTTGTTTTTGATTGGATACAAAATCGTCTTCCGAAGAGAAATACTACCTATTTCCAAATCCTTTTACTTCGTTACTTTTTTCTTGCTTTGGGTATCCGTGCTGATTGGCTACTTTATGATCAACTCAGAATCGATCTACGAGTGGGGGTTTCTAGGTGGCGGAACGGGGTATGAAATTGCCGCGCTGATGGATAGCCTGATGGGCTGGGGCACTCTGTTATTCTTGATACTTTCCTTTGTTGTATTCGCAATTTACTTCCTCAACATCACCCAGATGTCTGGATTATCTACTTTGGATCTACCTCGGGACCACTCCATCGATAGTGATCTTGATGAAATAGAGAATTTATCTGAGGATCAAAACGATTTAGATGCTGATCAAGAAGAAGATCTTGATGATGAGGAAATGGTTTTGGTAAAGAAGGAGTCGCCTGAAAAGGATGACATTGCAGCCATGGTAGCTTCGATTAAGGAAGAAGTCGAAGAGGAAGAAGCACTACTAAAAAAACAAACTGAAGAAAGCTGGAATGTAAATACCCCAAAAGCCAACACACCTAAAAAAGAGAAACCAGAACTCGAGCTGGATGTAGACTTACCTCCTACCCCAACACCAAAACCTAAGCCTGCTCCAGAGCCTGAGGAAGAAAAAATCGCTTTCGAGGCAGAACAAAGAACAGAAAAAGAAAAAACCAGCAATCAGCTCGAAAATTATGATCCTACCTTGGATTTGGGCCATTACAAATACCCCAATCCAGAGCTGCTGATCGAATACCCAGACAATGATGTCAGAGTATCAAAAGAAGAATTAGAGCAAAATAAGGATCGTATTGTAGAGACCTTGATCAATTTCAAAATCGGTATCTCAAGTATCAAGGCAACGATTGGACCTACAGTTACACTCTACGAAATCATACCAGAGGCGGGCGTTAAGATCTCAAAAATCAAAAACCTCGAAGATGACATTGCATTGAGCTTGGCTGCCCTCGGTATCAGGATCATCGCACCTATTCCTGGCAAAGGAACAATAGGTATTGAAGTGCCTAACAAGAACCGTGAAATGGTGGACATCAAATCAGTCTTGACCACCGAAAAATTCATGAAGAGCAAGGCAGAACTACCTATCGTTTTAGGTAAAACCATCTCCAATGAGGTTTATGTTACTGATCTTGCCAAGATGCCTCACCTGCTGATGGCAGGTGCTACCGGTCAGGGTAAATCAGTTGGTTTGAATATCATATTGACTTCTCTGGTTTACAAGAAACACCCTTCTCAACTTAAGTTTGTACTGGTTGACCCTAAGAAGGTAGAGCTTACGCTTTTCAACAAAATAGAGAAGCACTTCTTAGCCAAACTTCCGGACACAGATGACGCGATCATTACAGACACAAAAAAGGTAATCTACACCCTCAATTCCTTATGTATTGAGATGGACAATCGATACGACCTATTGAAGGATGCTGGCTGTAGAAACCTAAAAGAGTACAATAAGAAATTCGTCGAAAGAAGGCTTAATCCTAATAAGGGACACAAATTCTTGCCCTATATCGTACTCGTAATCGATGAGCTTGCGGATCTGATGATGACTGCCGGCAAAGAAGTGGAAACTCCTATTGCCCGTTTGGCACAGCTTGCACGTGCGATTGGCATCCATTTGGTGGTGGCGACTCAGCGTCCCTCTGTCAATGTGATTACTGGTGTGATCAAAGCAAACTTCCCGGCTCGTCTTTCTTTCCGAGTTACATCCAAGATCGACTCAAGAACCATTTTAGATGCAGGTGGTGCAGAACAATTGATCGGTATGGGAGACATGTTGTTATCTTTGGGCTCTGATATCATCAGGTTGCAATGTGGATTCGTTGACACACCAGAGGTGGAGCGTATTTGCGAATTCATCGGAGATCAACAGGGATACGAGTCTGCTTACATGCTGCCGGAGTTTGTGGGCGATGAAGGAGATTCAACTGCCGTAGGTGAAGTAGACCTAAAAGATCGAGATACGCTCTTCGACGATGCGGCACGATTGATCGTGATGCATCAGCAAGGCAGCACCTCTTTGATACAAAGAAAATTGAAACTGGGATACAACCGAGCAGGTAGGTTAATTGACCAACTGGAAGCTGCGGGTATCGTAGGCCCCTTCGAAGGCAGCAAGGCCCGAGAGGTATTAGTTTCGGACGAATACAGTTTGGAACAGTTATTGAATGAACTGAACGGACAATAA
- a CDS encoding LolA family protein has translation MKLFTSSLLLSVLICTQVFAQKDPKAKSILDAMSQKYKSIPSFTADFTYTMENPEEDINEGFEGKVNVKGEKYKLAMEGQEIIFDGENVWTYLKEDKEVTVAPYEEDEGEISLSNIFTLYESGFKYLYLESRDGGKIDVVDLVPEDLNKSYFKIRMQITAANKDLVTFKVFDKSGSRYVYTITSFSKDSSLKDSDFTFNTKANPGVEVIDFR, from the coding sequence ATGAAATTATTCACTTCAAGTTTGCTACTCAGCGTCCTGATTTGCACTCAGGTATTCGCTCAAAAAGACCCTAAAGCCAAGAGCATTCTGGATGCAATGAGCCAGAAATACAAGAGCATTCCCTCTTTCACAGCAGATTTTACCTATACCATGGAAAATCCTGAAGAAGACATCAATGAAGGGTTTGAAGGAAAAGTGAATGTCAAAGGTGAAAAATACAAGTTGGCCATGGAAGGCCAGGAGATCATTTTCGATGGAGAAAATGTTTGGACTTACCTTAAAGAAGACAAAGAAGTAACAGTAGCTCCTTACGAAGAAGATGAAGGTGAAATTTCACTATCTAACATCTTTACTTTGTATGAATCTGGATTCAAATACTTGTATTTAGAGTCTAGAGACGGAGGTAAAATTGATGTTGTGGATTTGGTTCCAGAAGATTTGAACAAAAGCTATTTCAAAATCAGAATGCAAATAACAGCTGCCAACAAGGACCTGGTTACTTTCAAAGTATTTGACAAATCAGGAAGTCGCTACGTCTATACCATCACTTCCTTCTCGAAAGACAGCTCTTTAAAAGACTCTGACTTCACTTTCAATACCAAGGCTAATCCAGGCGTAGAGGTAATAGATTTCAGATAA